A section of the Myxocyprinus asiaticus isolate MX2 ecotype Aquarium Trade chromosome 40, UBuf_Myxa_2, whole genome shotgun sequence genome encodes:
- the LOC127430810 gene encoding uncharacterized protein KIAA2026-like isoform X2, whose amino-acid sequence MPRPSATALRTLREKTILAVTSRGRFGTEDEKGLVGTSSRRRSVPRNLAAITLGGSESIMVQALRLEELQRAKEERRQREQDRKEAEEASAKEVEDWEHSLLSLAEPWPVQTMWELPAIGHFLCLAQTALNLPEIIFYELERCLLMPRCSSFLAKVMTSLLCHPHKRATRHPALPYRKWEAELRQRVQGWYQAVGRVEAQVTRAEQLGLCHQFFWMLGEVNPLEETPFHQLPFNQRVWLLKGLCDHVYETQKDVQDAVLGQPIHECRESILGYDSGENTYIHFPHFCGADLRIYRQSPCLAMEFPLPVFHLKRSEQETGSDGSEVKEEMNEMGGLFLSVDGVKLDNDRSCKMELYAWGVNEDSLVDKEDLDQKRPSSVLLGCMEYSPKSLRGIQKSMEEEHLKEEDESDCKPYFQVGDSCFKGKSPANSLNSHTDKSPNKFTIHKTIEEHSPCSGCFTLCKKTTLHCSFCRLLSDPIKPVITRARKDKSTQGTTETTCAKKNKRKKKKEKERKLGMRKTKKGKVNLKNITAKSSLQRAASTMKKKDKRKKQKQRKKLDMKTTLVRRKVGSGLLPAEPSFQLVCSSLDDLRVLINKTEDELDELDCGKKRSGRMLHKRATVKELHITLIRLLNELLPWEPKLVKAFQRNRARLKKECDDFKKHPEYENFIREQIDTVNTGEGLCKHGLLSTETVRELEDGEVKIDRKMKEDSEAAENVNQLGNHELRCLDDRPEFVMASNESGHFTRASKRCQSGAINEESSPCKRGKMDPESSLTSGLNVEVVFSKQKTAITSPQTSERASVFSAPVSSFQPIQALLAKSIGNKVTLISHPKAAVIAQMLHNNTASATVPPVQHSTTCPQTPHSEPVSIVTPTATSTTESSEQVVYKTAGGLGLLRKGSTSVKFSGQPVLDQKSGEKVMQQVVILPSNLLIQSTEKKAAQESLKGTSVSIPKITTYLSNASGFTLPENKVPVQQVAPLKETSDVRTPSAAVLPSLRTLPTTTGGSTVPKKTTEPKVALNKSFTPTSRSPTKPDAKQELRTVCIRDSQSILVTTRGGNTGVVKVQMSDQSVMGALPSSPIFAISSQLQAFLVSQSSTSTTQAASSTLGVKSLPGITPLIDRGFSQTLLKDIIPVSSSTVVTGTLTSSTINQKLSAADSPATGKSPHLATSKSSDSVILTVKDVQRVQQNTISKCITKPSQKITLPGSRTPDHYSLQKVFLVTPSSDVPSVAANVTTTTATMPESRVMFVNHPSPSDNSALTILKELTTSEANISSATSSPALESLRAVPKLGTTFGCTASGAMANVQSIGVAGLTPRVLSTNKNILEASTKTTPVIVSRVLATSCGLQIGQKSNVVASRGPSGNSESPLKAVRSVDGKTLTFSTLGTGHMASSALLSVVKQDVPSTVSTTFSVLNALNNKPGFTVGNSTSNISASLSGSLISKHTTLTNEVTPQSNKPQIISPLCSSTSGVSYPSTMSSTPVVMTCAVRPPTSETKSVQGKIVINTTAPITPGTQLLINNTRFVVPAQGLGPGSHVLLISSSCPGGLQGASPPPTVPRSPISSAPHPVPSVVQGLRLVAPQQTLVRLPTPTAKTIGPPDGVRQQVIRTPLTALQTLCSGVPPGQPGLSSIVRLPTFQTSEGKGLLVTPSLSMTSCPKETSVVCSLAQGGLQSTTSPVLQQTRLANTPPQNQVAPAVPPLKTAISRNSPMVPMSSTISRMQKLPVATVPPIGSPATPIATVPPSVNMVVMTSCQPIRALPPGTIGQPVIFPQPQVQSKSAIQVPYSASTTSTPSKLVLSPDGAILNIVRASAPPSLRLMSKPMTAQVGVPTSSSVSGPVLNTDDPLRQPDIPGGLKSFWR is encoded by the exons ATGCCGCGGCCTAGTGCGACAGCGCTCCG GACCTTGAGAGAGAAAACGATCCTGGCCGTGACATCTAGAGGTCGCTTTGGCACTGAAGATGAAAAAGGGCTAGTAGGCACATCATCCAGGCGCCGATCGGTACCACGAAACCTGGCGGCCATTACGTTGGGTGGCAGTGAGTCCATCATGGTGCAGGCACTGAGACTAGAGGAGCTACAGCGAGCCAAAGAGGAGAGGAG GCAGCGGGAACAGGATAGAAAAGAGGCAGAGGAGGCGTCGGCAAAAGAAGTCGAGGACTGGGAGCATTCCTTGCTGTCTTTAGCAGAACCGTGGCCGGTCCAAACCATGTGGGAGCTCCCAGCCATTGGCCACTTCCTGTGTCTTGCCCAAACGGCTCTCAATCTCCCCGAGATCATTTTCTATGAGCTGGAGCGCTGCTTGTTGATGCCTCGCTGTAGTTCTTTCCTCGCTAAGGTCATGACGTCTCTTCTCTGCCATCCGCACAAGAGAGCGACCCGCCACCCGGCACTACCCTACAGGAAGTGGGAGGCGGAGTTGCGTCAGAGGGTGCAGGGCTGGTACCAGGCCGTCGGGAGGGTTGAAGCCCAAGTGACCCGAGCGGAACAGCTCGGACTTTGCCATCAGTTCTTTTGGATGCTGGGCGAGGTGAATCCTCTAGAGGAAACGCCGTTCCACCAGCTTCCGTTTAACCAGCGCGTTTGGCTCCTCAAGGGACTCTGCGATCACGTGTATGAGACCCAGAAAGACGTGCAGGACGCCGTTCTCGGGCAGCCCATTCACGAGTGCCGCGAGTCCATTTTGGGTTACGACAGTGGGGAGAACACCTACATACACTTTCCGCACTTTTGTGGCGCGGACTTGAGAATCTATCGCCAGAGTCCGTGTCTCGCAATGGAGTTTCCTCTGCCAGTGTTCCACCTCAAGAGATCTGAGCAGGAGACGGGCTCAGATGGGTCAGAAGTCAAGGAGGAAATGAATGAGATGGGAGGACTCTTTCTGTCTGTAGATGGTGTAAAGTTAGATAACGACCGCTCCTGCAAGATGGAGCTGTACGCATGGGGCGTAAACGAAGATTCGCTCGTCGACAAAGAGGATCTGGATCAGAAACGTCCCTCAAGTGTCCTCTTAGGATGCATGGAATATTCTCCAAAGTCTTTAAGAGGCATTCAAAAGTCCATGGAGGAAGAACATTTAAAAGAAGAGGATGAGTCGGACTGCAAGCCGTACTTCCAAGTAGGCGACAGCTGCTTTAAAGGCAAATCTCCTGCCAACTCTCTCAACTCACATACTGACAAAAGTCCTAACAAGTTTACTATTCACAAGACCATTGAGGAACACAGTCCCTGTTCAGGGTGTTTTACGCTGTGCAAGAAAACAACACTGCACTGTTCATTCTGTCGGCTCTTGAGCGACCCCATCAAACCTGTAATCACCCGAGCTAGAAAAGACAAATCCACACAGGGGACAACAGAAACGACATGTGCAAAGAAAAAtaagaggaagaaaaagaaagagaaagagaggaagttGGGTATGAGAAAAACCAAGAAAGGGAAAGTGAACCTGAAAAACATAACGGCTAAAAGCAGCCTGCAAAGAGCCGCCAGCACCATGAAGAAGAAGGAcaagaggaaaaaacaaaaacaga GGAAAAAGTTAGACATGAAGACGACTTTGGTGAGGAGAAAAGTGGGATCTGGACTGCTGCCAGCGGAACCATCGTTTCAG TTGGTTTGCTCCAGTCTGGATGATCTCAGAGTTCTGATCAATAAAACAGAAGATGAGCTGGATGAACTGGACTGCGGCAAAAAGAGATCT GGAAGAATGCTACACAAAAGAGCCACTGTGAAAGAGTTACACATCACACTTATAAGGCTGCTAAATGAGCTGTTACCATGGGAACCAAAACTAGTCAAGGCCTTCCAGAGGAACAG AGCACGCTTGAAAAAGGAGTGTGACGATTTCAAAAAACACCCCGAATATGAGAACTTTATCAGGGAACAGATAGATACAGTGAATACTGGGGAAGGTTTGTGCAAACATGGATTGTTGTCCACAGAAACAGTAAGAGAGTTGGAAGATGGTGAAGTAAAAATTGACAGGAAAATGAAGGAAGATTCTGAGGCGGCAG AGAATGTAAACCAGCTTGGAAATCATGAATTAAGATGCCTAGATGACAGACCTGAATTTGTCATGGCAAGTAATGAATCTGGACACTTCACACGAGCTTCAAAGCGCTGCCAAAGTGGTGCAATAAATGAGGAATCGAGCCCGTGCAAGAGAGGCAAAATGGACCCAGAGAGTTCATTGACTTCTGGACTTAACGTGGAGGTTGTATTCagtaaacaaaaaacagcaaTCACAAGCCCACAGACCTCTGAAAGAGCTTCAGTGTTTTCTGCGCCTGTGAGTAGCTTTCAGCCCATCCAGGCATTGCTAGCCAAGAGCATTGGAAACAAAGTGACCTTAATAAGTCATCCTAAGGCTGCAGTGATAGCTCAGATGCTTCATAACAACACAGCGTCTGCAACTGTACCACCTGTCCAACATTCAACTACCTGTCCACAAACACCACACTCTGAACCTGTCTCTATAGTAACACCAACTGCAACATCCACAACAGAGAGTAGTGAACAGGTGGTGTACAAGACTGCAGGAGGCTTGGGGCTTCTCAGAAAAGGGAGCACTTCAGTGAAGTTTTCAGGGCAGCCAGTATTAGATCAAAAATCAGGGGAGAAGGTAATGCAACAAGTTGTTATCTTGCCTTCGAATCTACTGATTCAAAGCACTGAGAAAAAGGCAGCTCAGGAGTCACTTAAAGGGACCTCTGTGTCCATCCCTAAGATTACAACATACTTGTCCAATGCTTCAGGGTTCACTCTACCAGAAAACAAGGTTCCTGTCCAGCAGGTGGCACCACTAAAAGAAACCAGTGATGTCAGAACGCCATCCGCAGCAGTATTACCCAGTTTAAGAACATTACCTACAACTACTGGAGGTTCCACTGTGCCTAAAAAGACTACTGAACCAAAGGTGGCCCTAAACAAATCCTTCACCCCAACCAGTAGGAGTCCTACCAAACCTGATGCTAAGCAGGAGCTGAGGACAGTGTGTATTAGAGACTCGCAGTCCATTCTTGTCACTACTAGAGGAGGCAACACTGGGGTGGTGAAGGTACAGATGTCGGACCAGAGCGTAATGGGTGCTTTACCATCCAGCCCAATATTTGCCATCTCTTCACAACTTCAGGCCTTCCTGGTGTCACAGTCTTCCACATCCACTACACAAGCTGCTTCTAGTACCCTCGGTGTGAAATCTTTACCTGGTATCACTCCTCTTATTGACAGAGGTTTTTCTCAGACACTCTTAAAGGATATCATTCCAGTCAGCTCATCTACTGTGGTTACAGGAACATTAACTTCCTCAACCATAAATCAGAAACTGTCTGCTGCTGACAGTCCAGCCACTGGTAAATCACCTCACCTGGCCACAAGCAAAAGCAGTGATAGTGTCATTTTAACTGTGAAGGATGTCCAACGTGTTCAGCAGAATACTATATCTAAATGTATAACGAAACCCTCACAAAAGATAACTCTACCAGGGAGCAGAACGCCAGACCACTACAGCCTTCAAAAGGTTTTCCTAGTCACACCTTCATCAGATGTCCCCTCAGTGGCAGCAAATGTCACCACCACTACTGCTACCATGCCAGAGTCAAGGGTCATGTTCGTAAACCACCCCTCTCCCTCTGACAACTCCGCACTTACCATTCTAAAAGAACTGACAACTTCAGAAGCCAACATTTCTTCTGCAACTTCTTCTCCAGCACTTGAATCCTTGAGAGCCGTACCCAAGCTTGGGACAACGTTTGGCTGCACTGCTTCTGGTGCGATGGCCAATGTCCAGAGCATCGGTGTTGCAGGGTTGACGCCTAGGGTACTTAGCACAAACAAGAACATCCTGGAAGCTTCTACAAAAACTACACCTGTAATTGTCTCCAGGGTTCTTGCAACATCATGTGGGCTGCAAATTGGTCAGAAAAGCAATGTTGTTGCAAGTAGAGGTCCTTCAGGAAATAGTGAAAGTCCTCTCAAAGCAGTTCGGTCTGTTGATGGCAAAACGCTCACATTTTCAACACTGGGCACTGGTCACATGGCGTCCTCTGCACTTTTATCAGTTGTAAAACAGGATGTTCCTTCAACTGTCTCGAcaacattttcagtgttaaatgCTCTTAACAATAAACCTGGGTTTACCGTTGGCAACTCTACTTCAAATATATCTGCCTCTTTGTCAGGAAGTCTAATTAGCAAACACACTACTTTAACAAATGAGGTGACGCCACAAAGTAACAAGCCACAAATTATCTCACCCCTTTGCTCATCAACTTCAGGAGTGTCCTATCCTTCAACTATGAGCAGCACTCCCGTGGTCATGACCTGTGCGGTCCGACCTCCAACCTCTGAAACCAAGAGTGTGCAGGGAAAAATTGTGATCAATACCACTGCCCCAATTACCCCTGGAACTCAACTCCTGATCAACAACACCAGATTTGTCGTACCTGCTCAAGGCCTTGGACCTGGTAGTCATGTTCTGCTTATCTCAAGCTCTTGTCCTGGAGGATTGCAAGGTGCAAGTCCACCGCCCACTGTTCCCAGAAGTCCAATCAGTTCAGCTCCTCATCCTGTTCCTTCAGTTGTTCAAGGTTTGAGATTGGTAGCGCCACAGCAAACTCTTGTCAGACTGCCTACGCCCACCGCAAAAACAATTGGGCCCCCTGATGGAGTCCGTCAGCAGGTGATCAGAACCCCACTGACTGCTCTACAAACTCTTTGTTCTGGTGTACCACCAGGACAACCAGGCCTGAGCAGCATTGTAAGACTTCCTACCTTTCAAACCTCTGAAGGAAAAGGTCTCTTAGTTACACCTTCATTGAGCATGACcagctgtcccaaagaaacctcTGTTGTTTGTTCTCTTGCACAAGGAGGTTTACAGAGCACAACATCACCCGTGCTCCAACAAACAAGACTTGCAAATACACCACCCCAAAATCAAGTGGCACCAGCTGTACCACCATTGAAAACTGCGATTTCAAGGAATTCACCAATGGTGCCAATGAGCAGCACAATCTCAAGGATGCAGAAACTTCCAGTTGCGACAGTTCCACCAATTGGGAGTCCAGCCACTCCTATTGCAACTGTTCCTCCATCGGTGAATATGGTAGTAATGACATCTTGTCAACCAATCAGGGCTTTGCCACCTGGGACAATTGGACAGCCGGTCATTTTCCCCCAGCCACAAGTTCAAAGCAAGTCTGCCATACAGGTACCCTACAGTGCGTCGACCACCTCAACCCCTAGTAAACTAGTACTGAgtccagatggcgccattttgaATATTGTTCGTGCATCAGCACCACCCAGCCTACGGTTGATGTCAAAGCCAATGACCGCTCAAGTGGGTGTCCCCACCAGTAGTAGTGTTTCTGGACCTGTTTTAAATACAGATGATCCACTTAGACAACCAGATATTCCAGGGGGATTGAAATCTTTCTGGAGGTAA